A genomic region of Hirundo rustica isolate bHirRus1 chromosome 12, bHirRus1.pri.v3, whole genome shotgun sequence contains the following coding sequences:
- the RPL29 gene encoding large ribosomal subunit protein eL29: MAKSKNHTTHNQSRKWHRNGIKKPKTHRYESLKGVDPKFLRNMRFAKKHNKKGLKKMQANNAKQAAQQAAQQKKD; this comes from the exons ATGGCCAAGTCCAAGAACCACACCACGCACAACCAGT CCCGTAAGTGGCACAGAAATGGCATCAAGAAGCCCAAAACCCATAGATACGAATCTCTCAAAGGG gTTGATCCCAAGTTTCTGAGGAACATGAGATTTGCaaagaaacacaacaaaaaggGGCTGAAGAAGATGCAGGCCAACAATGCCAAGCAGGCAGCTCAGcaggctgctcagcagaaaAAGGACTGA